From Triticum urartu cultivar G1812 chromosome 2, Tu2.1, whole genome shotgun sequence, a single genomic window includes:
- the LOC125539214 gene encoding GATA transcription factor 5-like → MLHQTLTPSSLAFSASASPDPLPFASNASPAAAAAAAATTLRPSAMPSYAHHHSSLDERMDALKGSSRQEETPDEAAAAAEAPAAWGFAERDGFSVEDLLDLEEFCEPDKDGADEPEEAPAADVKEEKLNDGPNQPVVSYELAPPAPPAPEIVDLPAHDVEEELEWVSRIMDDSLSELPPQPAPPASMMASLAPRPPQHRLPQRHPLPQRHPQDGAYRALPSMSDPMRTPTICALSTEALVPVKAKRSKRSRASGWSLSGPAPDSTSSSSTTTTSSCSSSASFSPYFLLDTPHFGASELMEEYNILPPPAKKSKHGKSSKQKAKKRGRKPKNLPAHPSSATEATQSDRRCSHCGVQKTPQWRAGPEGAKTLCNACGVRYKSGRLLPEYRPACSPTYVSSVHSNSHRKVLEMRRKKEDGPLTVTAPAPAVASF, encoded by the exons ATGCTCCACCAAACGCTCACCCCTTCTTCCCTTGCCTTCTCCGCCTCCGCTTCCCCCGACCCTCTCCCCTTCGCCTCAaacgccagccccgccgccgccgccgccgccgccgcgaccACCCTTCGCCCCTCGGCCATGCCGTCCTACGCGCACCACCACAGCTCTCTG GACGAGAGGATGGACGCCCTCAAGGGCAGTAGCCGCCAGGAGGAGACGCCCGacgaggccgccgccgccgccgaggcgcCGGCGGCCTGGGGCTTCGCCGAGCGGGACGGCTTCTCCGTCGAGGACCTGCTGGACCTTGAGGAGTTTTGCGAGCCGGATAAGGACGGCGCCGACGAGCCCGAGGAGGCTCCGGCCGCCGACGTGAAGGAGGAGAAGTTGAACGACGGGCCCAACCAGCCCGTCGTGTCGTATGAGCTCGCCCCTCCGGCGCCGCCCGCGCCGGAGATTGTTGACCTGCCG GCGCATGACGTCGAGGAGGAGCTCGAGTGGGTGTCCCGTATCATGGACGACTCGCTCTCCGAGCTGCCCCCGCAGCCGGCGCCGCCCGCGTCGATGATGGCCTCGTTGGCGCCACGCCCGCCGCAGCACCGGCTACCCCAGCGACACCCGCTACCGCAGCGGCACCCGCAGGATGGAGCGTACCGCGCTCTGCCGTCCATGTCCGACCCTATGCGGACTCCGACCATATGCGCGCTGTCCACGGAGGCGCTGGTTCCGGTCAAGGCGAAGCGCAGCAAGCGCTCTCGGGCGTCGGGGTGGTCGCTCTCGGGCCCCGCGCCGGACTCCACCTCGTCCTCgtcgaccaccaccacctcctcctgctCCTCGTCGGCGTCCTTCTCGCCCTACTTCCTGCTGGACACGCCGCACTTCGGCGCCTCGGAGCTCATGGAGGAGTACAACATCCTGCCGCCGCCGGCCAAGAAGTCCAAGCACGGCAAGAGCAGCAAGCAGAAGGCCAAGAAGCGCGGGCGCAAGCCCAAGAACCTCCCCGCCCACCCGTCCAGCGCCACGGAGGCCACCCAGAGCGACCGGCGCTGCAGCCACTGCGGCGTGCAGAAGACCCCGCAGTGGCGCGCGGGGCCGGAGGGCGCCAAGACGCTGTGCAACGCGTGCGGCGTGCGCTACAAGTCCGGCCGGCTGCTCCCCGAGTACCGCCCGGCGTGCAGCCCGACGTACGTGAGCAGCGTCCACTCCAACTCCCACCGCAAGGTGCTCGAGATGAGGCGCAAGAAGGAGGACGGCCCGCTCACAGTCACCGCCCCCGCGCCCGCCGTGGCGTCGTTCTAG